The Fragaria vesca subsp. vesca linkage group LG2, FraVesHawaii_1.0, whole genome shotgun sequence genome includes a window with the following:
- the LOC101298572 gene encoding uncharacterized protein LOC101298572 isoform 2: protein MSERKHTSEQKSRRSGGNHVKTDQIKVTLRHTDGAGASKRTTEVQVKGTPRQVVDLAHGLRERRTTTSSSGGSSNLRLTHKSSKEHATSSSVVRRDREPRSSRETHSRIQAPPNSQVVVRTRTYSTTAVKSYGSRSYESHQTSHQASYYSSTCPAKYPSYYQKVESRDVVIRSARHK, encoded by the exons ATGAGCGAG AGGAAGCACACATCTGAGCAGAAGAGCCGCAGGAGTGGCGGCAATCATGTCAAGACAGACCAGATTAAGGTGACCCTCCGTCACACTGATGGAGCTGGTGCAAGTAAAAGGACGACGGAGGTGCAAGTAAAAGGCACTCCTCGTCAGGTTGTCGACCTTGCCCACGGCTTAAGAG AACGAAGAACTACAACAAGCTCCAGCGGAGGATCATCAAATCTTCGACTTACCCACAAGTCATCAAAGG AGCATGCAACAAGCTCATCAGTCGTTAGACGCGATCGTGAACCACGAAGCTCTCGGGAGACGCATTCAAGGATTCAAGCTCCCCCAAATTCCCAAG TTGTTGTTCGAACACGAACCTATTCAACCACAGCTGTGAAGTCATATGGATCAAGAAGTTATGAGAGCCATCAGACTTCCCATCAAGCTTCTTACTACTCATCAACTTGTCCAGCAAAATATCCAAGTTACTATCAAA AGGTGGAATCAAGGGATGTAGTTATCAGAAGCGCACGCCACAAATGA
- the LOC101298572 gene encoding uncharacterized protein LOC101298572 isoform 1, which produces MSERKHTSEQKSRRSGGNHVKTDQIKVTLRHTDGAGASKRTTEVQVKGTPRQVVDLAHGLRERRTTTSSSGGSSNLRLTHKSSKEHATSSSVVRRDREPRSSRETHSRIQAPPNSQVVVRTRTYSTTAVKSYGSRSYESHQTSHQASYYSSTCPAKYPSYYQSKASSLSFFFSFQKHN; this is translated from the exons ATGAGCGAG AGGAAGCACACATCTGAGCAGAAGAGCCGCAGGAGTGGCGGCAATCATGTCAAGACAGACCAGATTAAGGTGACCCTCCGTCACACTGATGGAGCTGGTGCAAGTAAAAGGACGACGGAGGTGCAAGTAAAAGGCACTCCTCGTCAGGTTGTCGACCTTGCCCACGGCTTAAGAG AACGAAGAACTACAACAAGCTCCAGCGGAGGATCATCAAATCTTCGACTTACCCACAAGTCATCAAAGG AGCATGCAACAAGCTCATCAGTCGTTAGACGCGATCGTGAACCACGAAGCTCTCGGGAGACGCATTCAAGGATTCAAGCTCCCCCAAATTCCCAAG TTGTTGTTCGAACACGAACCTATTCAACCACAGCTGTGAAGTCATATGGATCAAGAAGTTATGAGAGCCATCAGACTTCCCATCAAGCTTCTTACTACTCATCAACTTGTCCAGCAAAATATCCAAGTTACTATCAAAGTAAAGCTTCTTCATTAAGTTTTTTTTTTTCCTTTCAAAAACATAATTAA
- the LOC101299057 gene encoding uncharacterized protein LOC101299057, with protein MDEPNPMAYQTPNRSEQELRFRSRVDKNQMDVLIRIRGSPSQLQQLFQVSPGGYDGTARSMEGNNCSYCEPDYSRSSGARLQELQSESKDPKIRKAHQKQSGGGCCIIFSPLVKLVECLSFVLSCCF; from the exons ATGGACGAGCCAAATCCGATGGCTTAT CAGACACCGAACAGAAGCGAGCAGGAGTTGAGGTTCAGGAGTAGAGTCGATAAAAACCAGATGGATGTGTTGATTCGTATCCGGGGATCTCCTTCCCAGCTGCAGCAATTGTTTCAAGTCTCACCAG GGGGTTATGATGGAACAGCAAGATCAATGGAAGGAAACAATTGCTCATACTGTGAACCTGACTATTCTAGAAGCTCAG GGGCACGCTTGCAAGAACTACAAAGCGAATCAAAGGATCCAAAGATCAGAAAAGCACACCAAAAGCAGTCTGGTGGTGGTTGTTGCATAATCTTCTCTCCTTTAGTAAAGCTTGTGGAATGCTTATCCTTTGTGTTAAGTTGCTGCTTTTAA